Proteins found in one Malassezia vespertilionis chromosome 5, complete sequence genomic segment:
- a CDS encoding lipoate--protein ligase (BUSCO:EOG09263HE6; EggNog:ENOG503NTYI; COG:H) has protein sequence MRPQAYLSRATSPAFNLAWEDFLLRTAPQATPVCFLYQNSPCVVVGKNQNVWGEVDPGAMRQGAVPVVRRNSGGGTVYHDLGNTNFSFHIPRADFVRSTHTDMVAHALASPPISLPPRFARPPVFRNERNDLVVYAANASDAHPDALRKISGSSYKIAGQRAYHHGTLLLHANLARIRYLRRTPRVAMESRGVDSVPSPVANLQETFAAHAPMLQHTVVARAICDAFFAAYGAGDVIEVDETALPTTAQSGTRTECARAIFDEIRSWKWVYGANPDLCVHVDAQEHHFPLAPTLALALNVQRGTVAHVHATGVDSTCRAMQSALASLHGERYDALATAPPSDVPFSRSALRDGSSAQRALWQWLHTVL, from the coding sequence ATGCGGCCGCAAGCGtacttgtcgcgcgcgacttcGCCTGCTTTTAATCTTGCATGGGAAGACTTTTTGCTTAGgacagcgccgcaggcaACCCCCGTCTGCTTTCTTTACCAAAATTCGCCGTGCGTCGTGGTGGGCAAGAACCAAAATGTGTGGGGCGAAGTGGACCCtggcgcgatgcggcaaggcgctgtGCCCGTCGTTCGAAGGAATAGCGGCGGGGGCACGGTGTACCATGATCTAGGCAATACAAACTTTTCGTTCCACATTCCACGCGCAGAttttgtgcgcagcacacaCACAGACATGGTcgcacacgcgctcgcATCCCCGCCCATTTCGCTCCCGCCGAGATTTGCACGCCCTCCGGTTTTTCGGAACGAAAGGAACGATTTGGTCGTGTACGCTGCAAAtgcaagcgacgcacacCCCGATGCGCTTCGCAAGATATCCGGTAGCTCGTACAAAATTGCGGGACAGCGCGCATACCACCACGGCACCTTGCTACTGCACGCCAATTTAGCGCGCATCCGCTACTTgaggcgcacgccgcgtgtTGCGATGGAGTCGCGTGGCGTGGACTCGGTGCCGTCGCCGGTAGCGAATCTACAAGAAAcatttgcggcgcacgcacccaTGCTACAACACACGGTCGTAGCACGCGCGATTTGCGACGCATTCTTCGCTGCGTACGGCGCAGGGGACGTGATAGAGGTCGACGAAACCGCGCTACCTACCACAGCACAAAGCGGGACACGCACAgagtgcgcgcgcgcaatcttTGACGAGATCCGCAGCTGGAAATGGGTGTACGGCGCGAATCCAGACTTGTGCGTACATGTCGACGCCCAGGAGCACCATTTTCCCCTTGCGCCGACATTGGCGCTTGCCCTAAACGTGCAGCGCGGAACGGTGGCGCATGTGCATGCCACAGGCGTGGATAGCAcatgccgcgccatgcaaAGCGCCCTGGCATCGTTGCACGGCGAGCGGTACGATGCACTGGCcacggcgccgccgtccGACGTGCCGTTTAGCAGGTCAGCGCTGCGTGATGGATCgtctgcacagcgcgccttgtggCAATGGCTGCACACAGTCTTGTAG
- the YCG1 gene encoding chromosome condensation complex Condensin, subunit G (TransMembrane:1 (i472-493o); BUSCO:EOG09260LRX; COG:B; COG:D; EggNog:ENOG503NV3M) — protein MPSAIDAKALAESVQAQLPAHFQDAQHSLANHRKNVVSLYRLHTQCAQLTEQTPRGTRLLGEKAFNECFFVCLNRVLALKKGVSNADRICKFISAYAAYAKEQFECAAAKAAANTEDTPATRFVTIMLKHLLKGFRAKDKNVRLRCCSCVALLVNVVDSIDDELFQTLSGFLLERLGDREASVRVQAAVAIARLQLSDEEDDASTTRLLLHLLRHDPSAEVRRAALFNITPSQATLPYIIERLQDVDATNRRCVYVGSLKLLLQLQPTTELDGVTIASGLGLSETAAAEVVRIGLHEREASVQKAARKLMLRWLDAFGGDMVRLLDQLHVAHHESGEPVVMALLEEDAALVDRTAALLGDQQVFWAETTPSKALLAKCFVLFCKHANDDARLDACLPPVTALVFRIEAEYVQLCALLEQQAAEEMEEDMPAIQDHRSLSRIVVVREMLAVAMHCDYGDEMGRRKMFMLVREMLGNAWLPAVLIPFCLDVLLQLSSGQRDFVQMVVELVQALDAETEEDIDPDLSARAPLSWQARLDADADPASAAQRAALDARRLLIVRTMLERVVSQLQDNTAFHGLIPQLIVPAVRSKDAVVREEGLVCLGLCSLLDQKMALDTFPLLLDQIQRASGRIRVRCIQSLFDLIVVHGIAALCTRSADVAAQSEFDGDLERGMHFAQQQMVGFLLSLLEHDDADVQTTVAEGTAKLMLTGALAEDDVLKSLVLTYMSPDTVDNAVLRQCLSYFLPLYCSSHARHQRMIQRIFLDTFQVLANVHEEPETQDMVAPAQVALQLADWCNPEKLMLSDPDEDVHVDLAIELLHILFTLRHKEQRKALVQVLNKLYLPPSLDAVRAKTLGILVHELRQYFVHEDATVRSALARFDSSVDKRYAAQCSPWAPALARADGTLASDAFAALDAFFTQLPPPPAAPRQGRTRKNARKDTSEEEESLDESHDYSHDEVAL, from the coding sequence ATGCCGAGTGCGATCGACGCCAAGGCACTGGCGGAGAgtgtgcaggcgcagcttCCTGCGCACTTTCAGGATGCGCAGCATTCTTTGGCGAACCACCGTAAGAATGTAGTGTCACTCTATCGGCTGCACACCCAGTGTGCGCAGCTCACGGAgcagacgccgcgcggGACGAGACTGCTTGGGGAAAAAGCGTTCAACGAGTGCTTTTTCGTATGCTTGAAccgcgtgcttgcgctcaaGAAAGGAGTGAGCAATGCAGACCGTATCTGCAAGTTTATTTCCGCGTATGCCGCGTACGCCAAGGAGCAATTTgagtgcgccgcagcaaaggcagcggcaaacACAGAAGACACGCCCGCCACGCGTTTTGTCACGATTATGCTGAAACACTTGCTAAAAGGCTTCCGTGCCAAAGACAAGAacgtgcgcctgcgctgctgtagctgtgttgcgctgctggtcAACGTCGTGGACAGTATTGACGACGAGCTCTTCCAAACTCTCTCGGGCTttttgctcgagcgcctcggaGACCGCGAAGCGAGTGTGCGCGTCCAGGCAGCGGTTGCGATTGCTCGTCTTCAGCtgagcgacgaggaagacgaTGCGAGCACCACGCGGCTCCTCCTTCacctgctgcgccacgaCCCAAGCGCCgaagtgcgccgcgcagcgctgttCAACATCACGCCGAGCCAAGCAACGCTGCCCTACATCATTGAGCGTCTGCAGGATGTGGATGCGACAAACCGGCGGTGTGTGTATGTAGGCTCGCTCAAATTACTGCTTCAGCTGCAGCCGACGACGGAGCTGGACGGCGTGACGATCGCGTCGGGGCTGGGCCTCTCCGAGACAGCGGCAGCCGAAGTCGTGCGAATCGGActgcacgagcgcgaggcgagTGTGCAaaaagctgcgcgcaaacttATGCTTCGTTGGCTCGACGCGTTTGGTGGCGACATGGTGCGGCTGCTCGATCAATTGCACGTTGCGCACCACGAGAGCGGCGAGCCTGTCGTgatggcgctgctggaagaGGATGCAGCCCTGGTTGaccgcaccgcggcgctgcttggtgACCAGCAGGTGTTCTGGGCCGAGACTACGCCTTCcaaagcgctgctggcCAAGTGCTTTGTCCTCTTTTGCAAGCACGCCAACGATGACGCGCGCTTAGACGCGTGTTTACCGCCGGTCACCGCACTTGTCTTTCGCATCGAGGCAGAGTATgtgcagctgtgcgcgctTCTCGAGCAGCAGGCTGCCGAGGAGATGGAGGAGGACATGCCTGCGATCCAGGACCATCGCTCATTATCCCGCATTGTTGTTGTGCGTGAAATGCTGGCGGTCGCGATGCACTGTGACTACGGCGACGAGATGGGCCGGCGAAAAATGTTTATGCTTGTACGCGAAATGCTCGGAAACGCGTGGTTGCCAGCGGTACTGATTCCATTCTGCCTCGacgtgctgctgcagctctCTAGTGGGCAGCGCGACTTTGTGCAAATGGtcgtcgagctcgtccaggcgctcgacgctgAGACCGAAGAAGACATAGACCCAGATCtcagcgcgcgagcgccgctgtcgtggcaagcgcgcctgGACGCAGACGCGGATCCAGCGTCggccgcacagcgcgcggcgttggatgcgcggcgcttgctgaTTGTGCGCACGATGCTGGAGCGTGTCGTGTCGCAATTGCAAGACAATACCGCGTTCCATGGCCTGATTCCCCAGCTGATTGTGCCTGCGGTACGGAGCAAAGATGCGGTGGTGCGCGAAGAAGGCCTCGTATGCCTTGGACTCTGCTCTCTGCTCGACCAAAAAATGGCGCTGGATACATTTCCGCTCCTTCTCGACCAAATTCAGCGCGCGTCGGGAAGAATACGTGTGCGCTGCATACAAAGCTTGTTTGATTTGATTGTCGTGCACGGCATCGCCGCACTGTGTACTCGGTCCGCCGACGTCGCGGCCCAGTCGGAATTTGACGGGGacttggagcgcggcatgcactttgcgcagcagcaaatGGTTGGTTTCTTGCTTTCGCTCCTAGAGCACGACGACGCGGATGTGCAGACAACAGTAGCCGAAGGCACCGCCAAGCTGATGCTCACGGGCGCGCTGGCAGAAGACGACGTGCTTAAAAGTCTCGTGCTTACCTACATGAGCCCCGACACCGTGGACAAtgcagtgctgcgccagTGCCTGAGCTACTTCTTGCCGCTGTACTGCAGCTCGCATGCGCGGCATCAGCGCATGATCCAGCGCATCTTTCTTGATACGTTCCAAGTGCTTGCAAACGTGCACGAAGAGCCTGAGACGCAGGATATGGTGGCACCTGCCCAGGTTGccctgcagcttgccgacTGGTGCAATCCCGAGAAACTGATGCTGTCGGACCCTGACGAAGATGTGCACGTCGATCTGGCCATCGAGCTCTTGCACATCTTGTTcacgctgcggcacaaggagcagcgcaaagcgctcgtcCAAGTACTCAACAAATTGTACCTTCCTCCGTCGCTCGAtgcggtgcgtgcaaaaACGCTGGGGATTCTTGTGCACGAACTGCGGCAGTACTTTGTACATGAAGACGCCActgtgcgcagtgcgcttgCACGGTTCGACTCGAGCGTAGACAAGCGgtacgcagcgcagtgctcGCCTTGGGCGCCGGCATTGGCGCGTGCGGATGGGACATTGGCCTCCGACGCATTCGCCGCGCTTGACGCATTTTTCACGCAGCTTCCTCCGCCgcctgccgcgcctcgtcaagggcgcacgcgcaagaaTGCACGCAAAGACACATCCGAGGAAGAGGAGTCGCTGGACGAGAGCCATGATTATTCTCACGATGAGGTTGCGCTGTAG
- the BRO1 gene encoding bck1-like resistance to osmotic shock (COG:U; EggNog:ENOG503NUGR): MQLPLLALPLKETREVELAKPIGALIRTVYEQDPNSFENDLRSVQEARLDATRTASSDATGRDLLFKWFHMLEMIELRFQELRVPLTWSDAFSGKQVTQQALAYEKASVIFNCAARIAAVSATFDRKDGGEGLKRCYTGMRQAAGLLDYIHSNFLHAPSDDMGGSMIKTLQTLLLVQASEVFLEKSMQDGKGIALIAKLASHIESVYATLAEEWQDTSTFASIPSLWRVLVAFKSKYFAAMTHYYRAQADDAGDEHGVALTRLRLAVRCVKDAAQRAAHVSPSYFSSKLSSTVPGDALAAVTGASKSLLAACEDTMRAMERDNDLVYHSLLPPESALAPVDKTTVTGAISIRDTFMHPDVQRILGPEVFLALVPLSVHESASVYSEEQAKLVRGEAEHIETANGTLAASLDALRLPGALTRYGALQGADAARTYAPSASLLEHAERMQSTHDKYAQSAAGIDKRLAEIQRPWRAAQRIDDALAALEEDARACEHQRAQHGHRWTQEPTMSAARTLRNDLLQSRAALEKARTSDANLASLWASVRHDTLLLQRGPEAVRDAVRDAVQNAARNASRVKEANLLDWEPGQDPSEEEARALYLEAQEKWNALQSLPAKRDAMLAELKTRVRSDDISHVLLLNRRVQNIEPQVFAAELAKFTPLQQQLRESAAAQKHDVHTLRTMLDALAAHPGTLSIREQDKACAEAHALVSARLVRAYESHTELCDVLGNAVQFYNDLETIAQQTCQEVMDLLTQRRIEREALVSQLSYAPATSLADDLHALRLSEPAAPPLKRAASPKPPRPPLV, encoded by the coding sequence ATGCAAttgccgctgcttgcgctgccgctAAAAGAGACGCGCGAAGTTGAGCTGGCGAAGCCAATCGGTGCGCTGATTCGCACGGTGTATGAGCAGGATCCAAACTCGTTTGAAAATGACTTGCGGTCGGTGCAGGAGGCGCGTCTCGATGCGACTcgcacggcgagcagcgacgcaaCCGGCCGCGATCTCCTGTTTAAATGGTTCCACATGCTCGAGATGATCGAGCTGCGTTTCcaggagctgcgcgtgccgctCACCTGGTCGGATGCATTTTCGGGGAAGCAGGTAACCCAGCAGGCGCTTGCTTACGAAAAAGCAAGTGTCATTTTCAactgtgccgcgcgcatcgcagccGTCTCCGCCACATTCGACCGTAAAGACGGGGGCGAAGGCTTGAAACGCTGCTATACGGGCATGCGACAAGCTGCTGGTCTGCTAGACTACATTCACTCCAACtttttgcacgcgccaagcgacgATATGGGCGGCAGCATGATCAAGACATTGCAaacgctgctgctcgtgcaAGCCTCGGAAGTATTTCTGGAAAAGAGCATGCAGGATGGAAAGGGAATTGCATTGATTGCGAAACTCGCGAGCCACATTGAGTCTGTGTATGCAACGCTTGCGGAAGAATGGCAGGACACGAGCACGTTTGCTTCCATCCCGTCGTTGTGGCGCGTCTTGGTTGCATTCAAGAGCAAGTATTTTGCCGCGATGACACACTATTACCGTGCACAAGCGGACGATGCGGGGGACGAGCACGGCGTGGCATTGACGCGGCTGCGCCTAGCCGTGCGCTGTGTCaaagacgcggcgcagcgcgccgcccacgtAAGTCCCAGCTACTTTTCCTCGAAACTGTCTTCCACCGTGCCGGGCGATGCTCTTGCTGCTGTGACAGGGGCGTCCAAAtcgctgcttgcggcgtgTGAGGATacaatgcgcgccatggagcGTGATAATGACCTGGTATACCACAGTCTTCTACCGCCAGAGAGTGCATTAGCGCCGGTGGACAAGACAACAGTCACGGGCGCTATTTCCATCCGCGATACGTTTATGCATCCCGATGTGCAGAGAATACTTGGCCCGGAAGTATTTctggcgcttgtgccgctcagCGTACACGAAAGCGCGAGTGTGTACTCGGAAGAGCAGGCAAAATTGGTGCGTGGCGAGGCGGAGCACATAGAAACAGCCAACGGCACGTTGGCTGCGTCGCTCGACGCACTAAGACTTCCTGGCGCACTAACACGCtacggtgcgctgcagggtGCagatgccgcgcgcacgtatgcgccgagtgcatcgctgctcgagcacgccgagcgcatgcaaTCTACTCACGACAAGTACGCccaaagcgctgcagggATCGACAAGCGTCTTGCCGAGATCCAGCGGCCTTGgcgtgcagcacagcgcatcgacgacGCACTGGCAGCACTCGAAGAAgatgcgcgtgcatgcgagcaccaacgagcgcagcatggccATCGCTGGACACAGGAGCCGACAAtgagcgctgcacgcaccttgcgAAACGACTTGCTGCagagccgcgcggcgctggaaaaagcgcgcaccAGCGATGCGAACCTTGCGTCCTTGTGGGCATCGGTGCGCCACGACACGCTTCTCTTGCAGCGTGGACCGGaagcggtgcgcgacgcggtgcgcgacgcagtgcaaaacgcggcgcgcaatgcaagTCGCGTCAAGGAAGCGAACCTCCTGGACTGGGAGCCGGGACAGGATCCCagcgaagaagaagcgcgcgcgctctaCCTTGAAGCGCAGGAAAAATGGAATGCGCTCCAGAGTTTGCCtgcgaagcgcgacgcaatgcTGGCCGAGCTCAAGacgcgtgtgcgcagcgacgatATCTCGCATGTGCTCCTCCTGAACCGCCGCGTGCAAAACATCGAGCCGCAGGTGTTTGCCGCGGAACTTGCCAAGTtcacgccgctgcagcagcagctgagggaaagcgccgcggcgcagaaacACGACGTGCACACTCTGCGCACTATGCTCGATGCATTGGCTGCGCACCCAGGGACCTTGTCCATTCGCGAGCAGGACAAGGCGTGCGCCGAAGCACACGCTCTTGTATcggcgcgtcttgtgcgTGCGTACGAGTCCCACACGGAGCTCTGCGATGTGCTCGGCAACGCAGTTCAGTTCTACAACGATCTCGAAACAATTGCACAGCAAACGTGCCAAGAAGTCATGGATTTGCTGacacagcggcgcatcgagcgcgaagcgctggTGTCGCAGCTGTCGTATGCACCGGCAACGTCGCTAGCCGACGatttgcacgcgctgcgcttgtcggagcctgcagcgcccccGCTGAagcgtgcagcgtcgccaAAGCCGCCGCGTCCTCCGCTTGTATAG
- a CDS encoding uncharacterized protein (COG:O; EggNog:ENOG503NYH4) has translation MGSAQSRSAREHRRARDEQQEPVEAETRTGLRRGRDDAPNSPTQSDLESSRRRRRLSLGRVLGVHGNERGEAPTGSTSFRAPIPRAVPIGSRVQSGWGRSGAYVRAATQPPEQDMAQTDDTTHVSQSEVPETSLDPLHAERRETIQMIERVLGRRIEPILPPNAQPRERSISLPDTGQDMLPETEAPSSPHPRLNSRSLRGTFPHFEQMGPRRVRRPSNLGQNAPFRSSSALGTLLSEVIGASRAARHGAAGAPLSGTSVIVQGALVARTTPSAGASTEQTSHEAQTDPVANSDATQAAPGTQGMPGVNSPPHVASLEEQAEMLGRIIRIATAATAASLVNNTSPPPEAAQEAPPNNSGLRSELLGRLVSFSNRVRSTFNSQEARNEPQFAEEQAQQPSETEAMSTISRLMREALRTTIPSDRSSTPPETMPAEPLLRASILDMLEHARQGQALTEGDPGTFERFLHDLIVDLNAAVPCINHDAVPGTDEPTEPREDETGAEASTRIRREGDLSCGQLSFFRLHRFDPAVGSPLIPCVLVGVRSLRADERLVGSDDPMLGRPAQPSAPGNDTNAASPDAGNTHTMQANAGTSRFVLFVSGGRYQEDHPLLTSQPRDAGRDLMFMMELLGTMAAMSAKPRTATASDIARSGLARVRANELAALRDEGKVTENTSEKCLVCLEDWEAEDDCRILSCQHVFHAECVDKWLEESSNSCPLCRSQAVAMQ, from the coding sequence ATGGGATCGGCCCAAtctcgaagcgcgcgtgagcaccgtcgcgcgcgcgatgaACAGCAAGAGCCTGTAGAAGCAGAGACACGTACAGggttgcgccgcggccgtgacgatgcgccgaaTTCGCCGACACAGAGTGACTTGGAATCAtctcggcgccgccgccggctGAGCTTGGGACGCGTGCTGGGCGTACATGGAAACGAGCGGGGAGAAGCGCCTACAGGGAGCACCTCTTTCCGTGCGCCCATTCCACGCGCTGTGCCCATTGGGAGCCGGGTCCAGTCGGGATGGGGCCGAAGCGGAGCGTATGTGCGTGCTGCAACGCAGCCGCCGGAGCAGGACATGGCACAGACAGACGATACGACGCACGTTTCGCAAAGCGAGGTGCCTGAAACTAGCTTGGATCCTTTACATGCCGAGCGACGAGAAACGATCCAGATGATCGagcgcgtgcttggccGTCGGATCGAGCCGATACTTCCCCCAAATGCACAGCCGCGCGAGCGTTCGATCTCGCTGCCGGACACGGGGCAGGACATGCTGCCCGAAACAGAAGCGCCATCTTCCCCGCATCCTCGCCTTAATTCGCGCTCACTCCGAGGCACATTTCCCCATTTCGAGCAAATGGGTCCCCGACGTGTGCGTCGCCCGAGCAATCTCGGGCAAAATGCGCCTTTCCGCTCGTCTTCTGCACTTGGTACGCTGCTGTCAGAAGTCatcggcgcgtcgcgtgctgcgcgtcatggtgcagcaggcgcgccgctttctgGCACTTCGGTCATTGTGCAAGGTGCGCTTGTTGCGCGAACGACCCCAAGTGCTGGTGCAAGCACAGAGCAAACGTCCCACGAAGCACAAACGGATCCTGTGGCGAATTCCGATGCCACTCAAGCAGCACCGGGTACACAGGGCATGCCCGGCGTCAACTCGCCACCCCACGTCGCATCGCTGGAAGAGCAAGCCGAGATGCTGGGCCGGATCATTCGCATTGCCACTGCGGCAACAGCAGCGTCATTGGTAAACAATACGTCACCGCCGccggaagcggcgcaggaagcgcCCCCTAACAACAGTGGGCTTCGCTCGGAGCTGCTTGGGCGGCTTGTTTCGTTTTCCAATcgcgtgcgctcgacgtTCAACAGCCAAGAGGCACGGAATGAACCGCAATTTGCAGAGGAacaggcgcagcagccgtCCGAGACAGAGGCCATGTCGACGATTTCTCGCCTTATGCGCGAGGCCCTGCGAACGACGATTCCTTCCGACCGCTCTTCGACGCCCCCTGAAACGATGCCTGCCGAGCCTctgctgcgcgcttccATCCTAGATatgctcgagcatgcgcgacaGGGACAAGCGCTCACCGAGGGCGATCCCGGCACGTTTGAGCGGTTTTTGCACGACCTGATTGTGGACCTCAACGCGGCAGTCCCTTGCATTAATCACGACGCGGTCCCGGGCACGGACGAGCCAACGGAGCCGCGTGAAGACGAAACAGGGGCCGAAGCGAGCACTAGGATCCGCCGCGAAGGCGATTTGAGCTGCGGCCAGCTTTCCTTCTTCCGCCTCCATCGTTTCGATCCAGCCGTGGGCTCGCCGCTGATCCCTTGTGTTTTAGTGGGTGTGCGGAGCTTGCGTGCGGATGAGCGGCTTGTTGGAAGCGATGACCCCATGCTCGGCCGTCCCGCACAGCCTTCGGCGCCTGGAAACGATACCAATGCCGCTTCCCCTGACGCGGGCAACACACATACCATGCAGGCGAATGCGGGCACCTCTCGCTTTGTCCTGTTTGTCAGCGGCGGTCGCTACCAGGAAGACCATCCATTGCTGACATCccagccgcgcgatgccggGCGTGATTTGATGTTTATGATGGAGCTGCTTGGGACGATGGCGGCCATGAGTGCCAAGCCACGGACCGCAACGGCGAGCGATATTGCTCGCAGTGGCTTAGCGCGTGTCCGGGCGAATGAGCTtgcggcattgcgcgacgaggGAAAAGTAACAGAAAATACCAGTGAAAAATGCCTTGTGTGTTTGGAGGATTGGGAGGCGGAAGACGACTGCCGTATACTGTCCTGCCAGCACGTCTTCCATGCAGAATGTGTGGATAAATGGCTCGAGGAAAGCTCCAATTCATGCCCGCTGTGTCGTAGTCAAGCGGTAGCTATGCAGTAG
- a CDS encoding uncharacterized protein (EggNog:ENOG503NXUN; COG:D) has translation MASRPRRGEARADVDAHRVHHQPLGVIQKMPYGAQEYIVACARTDPHNTLQIVTDPPLQGAPAFREEVWIYGQLVCLVQDMNVPWIVRLQSECGKGAHQDTCEAMHVGADVYLCPSHGDSRPCTAMEYILHSLDTITAQLCSPQHFPGGAYVPHESVRLFYSMSKQLARIFLHIQLHHGELFAEAEATSSLYARFRMLVEMYDLYPVEELPVQ, from the exons ATGGCAAGCAGGCCAAGGCGTGGCGAAGCGCGGGCG GATGTAGATGCACACCGTGTGCATCATCAGCCGCTCGGCGTAATACAAAAGATGccgtacggcgcgcaggaATACATTgtcgcttgcgcgcgcacggatcCGCACAACACTCTCCAGATTGTAACGGATCCACcgctgcaaggcgcgccggcatTCCGCGAGGAAGTATGGATCTATGGACAGCTGGTCTGCCTGGTGCAGGATATGAATGTTCCGTGGATTGTGAGGCTGCAGTCGGAATGCGGCAAAGGCGCCCACCAAGACACTTGCGAAGCGATGCACGTTGGCGCCGATGTATACCTGTGCCCATCGCACGGCGACTCGCGGCCATGTACGGCGATGGAGTACATACTGCATTCGCTCGACACGATCACCGCGCAGCTTTGTTCGCCGCAGCATTTTCCGGGTGGCGCATACGTCCCGCACGAAAGTGTGCGTCTATTTTATTCCATGAGCAAGCAGCTGGCGAGAATTTTTCTGCATATCCAGCTGCACCACGGCGAGCTATTTGCCGAAGCCGAGGCGACCTCGAGCCTATACGCGCGGTTTCGCATGCTGGTGGAAATGTACGATCTGTACCCCGTGGAAGAGCTGCCGGTACAGTGA